One part of the Ochrobactrum quorumnocens genome encodes these proteins:
- a CDS encoding monovalent cation/H+ antiporter subunit D has product MDWKAHLIVAPILLPLVTAALLLMFDERKRKLKMTINTISIIGLIYIAYTLLGVASEKAPEAPVYLIGNWPAPFGIVLVLDRLAALMLMLTSVLALAALSFALAHWHKASPNFHTIFQLLLMGLNGAFLTGDLFNLFVFFEVMLAASYGLALHGSGPARVKAGMHYIAVNLVASSLFLIGVSLIYGVTGTLNMADLAQKISQVAPEDRMLLEAGAAILAVAFLVKAGMWPLNFWLVPAYTAAAAPIAAIFAIMSKVGIYVLLRLSPLMFGIGAGESYGFGNDWLYYGGMVTLAFGLIGVVASQAMGRLASYSILVSSGTLLAAIGSGNTAMTGAALFYMVSSTLTIAAFFLLIELVERGQDAAANVLAVTMEAYGDDEEEEEEEEVGVVLPATLAILGTCFAVVAILLIGLPPFSGFIAKFLILAAVFNGDGAAPTLAMPVSPASWALIALILLSGLSALIAMTRTGIRTFWASLEGNVPRVLVREVVPIAGLLAVCLALTIAAGPAMRYMDATARSLHNPKDYINSVLDAPRVGGATVEVK; this is encoded by the coding sequence ATGGATTGGAAGGCACACCTCATCGTCGCGCCCATTCTCTTGCCGCTTGTAACAGCTGCATTGTTGCTGATGTTCGACGAACGCAAGCGCAAGCTCAAAATGACGATCAATACGATCTCTATCATCGGCTTGATCTACATTGCGTACACGCTACTCGGCGTTGCGAGCGAAAAAGCACCGGAAGCACCAGTTTATCTGATCGGCAACTGGCCCGCACCATTCGGCATTGTGTTGGTTCTCGACAGGCTTGCTGCGTTGATGCTGATGCTAACCAGTGTGCTTGCACTGGCAGCACTCAGCTTTGCGCTTGCCCATTGGCACAAGGCAAGCCCGAATTTCCATACGATTTTCCAGCTTCTGCTCATGGGCCTTAATGGCGCGTTTCTGACAGGCGATCTGTTCAATCTCTTTGTTTTCTTTGAGGTTATGCTTGCAGCATCTTACGGCCTGGCGCTCCATGGTTCAGGTCCGGCACGCGTTAAAGCTGGCATGCACTATATCGCGGTCAATCTGGTTGCGTCGTCACTGTTTCTGATTGGTGTCAGTCTGATTTACGGCGTGACGGGTACGCTTAACATGGCGGATCTGGCGCAAAAGATTTCGCAGGTTGCGCCAGAAGATCGTATGCTCCTTGAAGCAGGCGCTGCCATTCTCGCCGTTGCGTTCCTCGTCAAAGCCGGTATGTGGCCACTCAATTTCTGGCTCGTACCTGCTTATACGGCAGCTGCGGCTCCGATTGCGGCTATTTTCGCGATCATGAGTAAGGTCGGCATTTACGTTCTTTTGCGTCTTTCACCGCTCATGTTCGGTATTGGAGCTGGCGAATCCTACGGGTTTGGTAACGACTGGCTCTATTACGGCGGCATGGTCACACTGGCCTTTGGCCTGATTGGAGTGGTCGCATCGCAGGCTATGGGTCGTCTTGCGAGCTACAGCATTCTGGTATCCTCCGGCACATTGCTTGCCGCCATCGGCAGCGGCAACACCGCGATGACAGGTGCAGCACTCTTCTACATGGTCAGCTCCACACTGACGATTGCTGCTTTCTTCCTGCTGATCGAACTTGTCGAGCGTGGTCAGGATGCTGCGGCAAACGTTCTTGCGGTCACGATGGAAGCCTATGGCGACGACGAGGAAGAAGAAGAGGAAGAGGAAGTTGGCGTAGTACTGCCTGCAACCCTCGCCATTCTCGGCACCTGCTTTGCCGTGGTGGCTATACTTCTGATCGGCTTGCCACCATTCTCTGGCTTTATCGCGAAGTTCCTGATCCTTGCAGCCGTTTTCAACGGCGATGGAGCCGCACCGACATTGGCTATGCCAGTCAGCCCGGCAAGTTGGGCACTGATCGCGCTTATCCTGCTTTCTGGACTTTCGGCGCTGATTGCGATGACCCGCACAGGCATTCGCACATTCTGGGCGTCGCTTGAGGGCAATGTCCCGCGCGTTCTGGTCCGCGAAGTGGTGCCTATAGCGGGTCTACTGGCCGTCTGCCTGGCACTCACCATCGCAGCAGGTCCGGCCATGCGTTATATGGATGCAACAGCTCGTTCGCTGCACAATCCGAAAGACTACATCAACAGTGTCCTGGACGCCCCGCGTGTGGGCGGAGCAACGGTGGAGGTAAAATGA
- a CDS encoding Na+/H+ antiporter subunit E — MRKILPFPLLFVSLIVFWLLLNGFTRAQLILGIVIALFACHAMTALQPQKNHLRSIPTMLWLFWAVSIDILTSNIAVVKLILSRRKERHPGFVVIPLDLENRTGLAILACIITTTPGTAWVDYNVARKALTIHVLDLEDAKTWRTTIKQRYEQPLIRIFGARDIVKEEQSA, encoded by the coding sequence ATGAGAAAAATTCTACCTTTCCCGCTGCTCTTTGTATCTTTGATAGTGTTTTGGCTTCTGCTGAACGGGTTTACACGCGCTCAGCTGATCCTGGGCATCGTTATTGCGCTCTTTGCCTGTCATGCGATGACAGCGCTTCAGCCACAGAAAAATCATTTGCGCTCGATACCGACCATGTTGTGGCTGTTTTGGGCCGTCAGCATCGACATCCTCACATCGAACATTGCAGTCGTGAAACTGATCCTGTCTCGGCGTAAGGAGCGCCATCCGGGATTCGTGGTCATTCCGCTTGATCTTGAAAACCGGACAGGGCTGGCAATCCTTGCTTGTATCATCACAACGACGCCGGGAACTGCATGGGTTGATTACAACGTTGCCCGTAAGGCGCTGACGATCCACGTTCTTGATCTGGAAGATGCCAAAACCTGGCGAACAACGATCAAGCAACGTTATGAACAGCCACTCATTCGCATCTTCGGG